One Deltaproteobacteria bacterium DNA window includes the following coding sequences:
- a CDS encoding copper-translocating P-type ATPase — MTKTSTSATIHLDIEGMHCAACSARIERVVGKMPGVISARVNLASGTGTFVLETGMVDTQDIQTAIKGLGFTARMAADPQADFERRQKEAQTRLSAMQAELLPAFGFSLPLVLVAMGPMMGLPLPEFLSPEASPRAFALTQLLLCLPVVWIGRGFYLRGFPALARRSPDMDSLVALGTGAAFAYSVWNTAAIVLTGSAHLAHDLYFESAAVLLTLISLGKYFEARSRLQTTSAIQGLLALTPKTATVLDGQNRITVPVESIRPDDMVLVLPGERIPVDGLVREGSSRIDESMLTGEPMPTSRAPGQSVSAGTVNMTGPLVVQAREVGPDTLLAGIIRLVQEAQGSKAPIADLADRISFYFVPVVMVVALVSGLAWWIVGGENFPFALRIAVAVLVIACPCAMGLATPMSIMVGTGVGAGLGVLIKGGGPLQSLESIRAVVFDKTGTLTKGRPETVAVVPLSDRTEQDILAMAASIESRSEHPLARAVLQAAEKAGIGFPAPENVEIFPGMGISGLADGRRILVGNQALMDRNEGQWQEEHKAQVQVHSRDGHTVILVAENNEPAGLVVVADPVKAGAREAVEGLKRRGLAVAMLTGDQESTARSVAASLGIKDVSAGVLPDRKVGAIRDLQDRLGPVAMVGDGINDAPALARAQVGLAMASGTDIAMDAGDVVLMNDNPLSVVTAIDLGRAVMTNIRQNLFWAFAFNILGIPVAAGVLHIFDGPTLNPMLAGTAMALSSTIVVTNALRLRRFRPSQRMDPIPGAP; from the coding sequence ATGACCAAGACATCCACATCCGCCACCATTCATCTCGACATTGAAGGCATGCACTGCGCCGCCTGCTCGGCCCGCATCGAGCGGGTCGTCGGCAAAATGCCCGGGGTGATCTCGGCCCGGGTCAACCTGGCCAGCGGGACCGGAACCTTTGTTCTGGAAACTGGCATGGTCGACACCCAGGACATCCAAACCGCCATCAAGGGTCTGGGATTCACCGCCAGGATGGCCGCAGACCCTCAAGCGGACTTTGAACGCCGCCAAAAAGAGGCCCAGACAAGGCTTTCGGCCATGCAGGCCGAACTGCTCCCGGCCTTTGGGTTCAGCCTGCCCCTGGTTCTCGTCGCCATGGGCCCCATGATGGGCCTGCCCCTGCCCGAATTCCTGAGCCCAGAGGCCTCGCCCAGAGCCTTCGCCCTGACCCAGCTTCTCCTCTGCCTGCCCGTCGTCTGGATCGGTCGCGGCTTCTACCTTCGCGGTTTTCCGGCCCTGGCCCGGCGTTCCCCGGACATGGACAGCCTAGTGGCCCTGGGCACCGGGGCCGCCTTTGCCTACTCCGTCTGGAACACGGCCGCCATCGTCCTGACCGGCTCGGCCCATCTGGCCCACGACCTCTATTTCGAGTCCGCGGCCGTGCTCCTGACCCTCATATCCCTGGGCAAATATTTCGAGGCCCGCTCCCGTCTCCAGACCACCAGCGCCATCCAGGGACTTCTGGCCCTGACGCCCAAGACGGCCACGGTCCTTGACGGCCAAAACCGGATCACCGTCCCTGTCGAATCCATCCGGCCCGACGACATGGTTCTGGTCCTGCCCGGCGAGCGCATTCCGGTCGATGGTCTGGTTCGGGAGGGATCCTCGCGCATCGACGAGTCCATGCTCACCGGCGAACCCATGCCCACCTCCCGGGCCCCGGGCCAGAGCGTCTCGGCCGGAACCGTGAACATGACCGGTCCTCTGGTCGTCCAAGCCCGGGAGGTGGGGCCCGACACCCTTCTGGCCGGCATCATCCGCCTGGTCCAGGAGGCCCAGGGCTCCAAGGCCCCCATCGCCGACCTGGCCGACCGGATCAGCTTCTATTTCGTCCCTGTGGTCATGGTCGTAGCCCTGGTTTCCGGTTTGGCCTGGTGGATCGTGGGCGGCGAGAACTTTCCCTTTGCCCTGCGTATCGCCGTGGCCGTCCTGGTCATCGCCTGTCCATGTGCCATGGGCCTGGCCACGCCCATGTCCATCATGGTCGGCACCGGTGTCGGGGCCGGCCTCGGTGTGCTCATCAAGGGCGGGGGCCCGCTCCAGTCCCTGGAATCCATCCGGGCCGTAGTCTTTGACAAAACTGGAACCCTGACCAAGGGCCGGCCCGAAACCGTGGCCGTGGTCCCCCTGTCCGATCGGACCGAACAGGACATCCTGGCCATGGCCGCATCCATCGAGTCCAGGTCCGAGCATCCTCTGGCCCGGGCCGTGCTTCAGGCCGCTGAAAAGGCCGGGATTGGGTTCCCTGCTCCGGAGAACGTCGAGATCTTTCCTGGCATGGGCATCTCAGGTCTGGCCGATGGACGTCGGATTCTGGTCGGCAATCAGGCCCTGATGGATCGAAACGAGGGCCAATGGCAGGAGGAGCACAAAGCCCAGGTCCAGGTCCATTCCCGGGACGGGCACACCGTGATTCTGGTGGCCGAGAACAATGAACCGGCAGGCCTGGTGGTCGTGGCCGACCCGGTCAAGGCCGGGGCCCGGGAGGCGGTGGAGGGTCTGAAGAGGAGGGGGCTGGCCGTGGCCATGCTCACCGGCGACCAGGAATCCACGGCCCGGAGCGTGGCCGCGAGCCTTGGCATAAAAGATGTCTCGGCCGGGGTCCTGCCCGACCGCAAGGTAGGAGCCATCCGGGACCTGCAAGACCGCCTCGGCCCGGTGGCCATGGTCGGCGACGGCATCAACGACGCTCCAGCCCTGGCCCGGGCCCAAGTGGGCCTAGCCATGGCCTCGGGCACGGACATCGCCATGGACGCCGGCGACGTGGTCCTCATGAACGACAATCCCTTGTCCGTGGTCACGGCCATCGACCTTGGCCGGGCCGTCATGACCAACATCCGTCAGAACCTCTTCTGGGCCTTCGCCTTTAACATCCTGGGCATCCCCGTGGCCGCCGGGGTCCTCCACATCTTCGACGGTCCGACCTTGAACCCCATGCTGGCCGGAACGGCCATGGCCCTGAGTTCGACCATCGTGGTCACCAATGCCCTGAGACTCCGGCGATTCAGACCGTCACAGAGGATGGACCCGATCCCCGGCGCCCCGTGA
- a CDS encoding RluA family pseudouridine synthase, with the protein MNKETTSHPVRHIRIGPEQEGQKILVFLESLFQGQVPRSAIQRLIRTGQVRLDGGRVKPFDRVRAGQNLRVPPVKMQAASTQDPVGRVPILHADADLFVIDKPRGIPVHPGSGWNDSIIGRLRSMFPDDSFAPVPVHRLDRDTSGLLLVARSFSFLRHMQTLWQEHLVGKHYLCWCRNASALQGTAILEDRLRLTGGPGKEKMASGQGQVCQMTATVLRTTPRNHGLILVRLLTGRKHQIRAQLGLRDHPIVGDAKYGDRPWPHGLLLHSCCLVWENRAFISRPPWPEPWQVTSEDWTLAMKIAHPISAGQHP; encoded by the coding sequence ATGAACAAAGAAACGACCTCCCATCCTGTCCGTCACATCCGCATCGGCCCGGAACAGGAGGGCCAAAAAATCCTGGTCTTCCTGGAGTCCCTCTTCCAGGGCCAAGTCCCGCGCTCGGCCATCCAAAGGCTCATTCGGACCGGTCAGGTCCGCCTGGACGGCGGACGGGTCAAGCCCTTTGACCGGGTCCGGGCCGGGCAGAACCTCCGGGTTCCTCCGGTGAAAATGCAGGCCGCATCCACCCAAGACCCTGTCGGCCGGGTCCCCATTCTCCATGCCGACGCAGACCTCTTCGTCATTGACAAACCCCGGGGAATTCCTGTCCATCCAGGTTCGGGCTGGAACGATTCCATCATCGGGCGTCTGCGGTCCATGTTCCCGGACGATTCCTTTGCCCCAGTTCCGGTTCATCGACTCGATAGGGACACCTCGGGCCTGCTCCTGGTAGCCAGATCCTTTTCCTTTCTCCGCCACATGCAGACGCTCTGGCAGGAGCATCTCGTTGGCAAGCACTACCTGTGCTGGTGCCGGAACGCCTCGGCCCTTCAGGGAACGGCGATCCTTGAAGACCGCCTTCGGTTGACCGGAGGCCCAGGAAAAGAAAAGATGGCTTCGGGCCAGGGACAGGTCTGCCAAATGACCGCCACTGTCCTGCGGACCACCCCCCGCAACCATGGCCTGATCCTGGTTCGCCTCCTGACGGGCCGCAAGCACCAGATCCGGGCCCAGCTCGGCCTTCGCGACCACCCCATCGTCGGGGACGCCAAGTACGGCGACCGGCCCTGGCCCCATGGCCTTCTCCTCCATTCCTGTTGCCTGGTCTGGGAGAACAGGGCCTTCATTTCCCGTCCCCCCTGGCCCGAGCCCTGGCAGGTCACGTCAGAGGACTGGACACTGGCCATGAAGATAGCTCACCCTATTAGCGCCGGACAACATCCATGA